GTCCACGATGGCCACGTCGAACCGGTCGGACGTGGTGCGGATGTATTCCATGGCGTCCATGCAGCGTACGTCGGCGCGGGGGGAATCCAGAGCGCCGCTCACCGTGGGCAGCCAGCGCTTCGAGGTCTCCACGACCCTTTCGTCGATGTCGATCAGGGTGCAGACCTCGATGCAGGGATGCCTCAGAACCTCGCGCAGGATTGCCCCATCGCCGCCCCCAACGATCAGAACCCGTTTGGGGTCCGGATGGGAACAGATGGGGACGTGCGCCATCATCTCCGAGTAGCAGAACTCGTCCCGTTCCGTGAGCTGGATTGCGCCGTCCAGCATCAGGGTTCTGCCGTATTCCGGCGTGTCCACGACCAGGATGTCCTGCCAGGGGGTCCGCTCCTGATGGAGGACGTCCGAGACCCTCAGCGAGAGCCGCAGGTGCTCCGTCTGGTCCTCCGTCATCCAAAGGCTGTTCGAGCGTTTTTCCCGTGTCACCGGTTTTTTGTCGGTTTCGCTCATGTCGATCCCTCCGTTTGAAATGGTCCGGTTTCGGAACAAGGGTAGCATGGAGCCCCGTCGGCCCGCAAGCCGCATAAGGCCCATTTCGGGCCTCCGTCCGCCGCACGCCGCCTTTTGCGTAGGGGCGT
The sequence above is drawn from the Fretibacterium sp. OH1220_COT-178 genome and encodes:
- the speE gene encoding polyamine aminopropyltransferase, producing MSETDKKPVTREKRSNSLWMTEDQTEHLRLSLRVSDVLHQERTPWQDILVVDTPEYGRTLMLDGAIQLTERDEFCYSEMMAHVPICSHPDPKRVLIVGGGDGAILREVLRHPCIEVCTLIDIDERVVETSKRWLPTVSGALDSPRADVRCMDAMEYIRTTSDRFDVAIVDSTDPVDFAAGLFQAPFYEDIKKVLTPKGLMVELTESPFADTALMRQAIDQMRAVFPVVRMYWGAVPTYPTGMWTYGAASLSPDPATPIREVEGTRYYTNAVHRAAFVLPPFLEDLIREHRG